In the Gossypium raimondii isolate GPD5lz chromosome 9, ASM2569854v1, whole genome shotgun sequence genome, one interval contains:
- the LOC105797525 gene encoding S-protein homolog 18, whose translation MLLPLTLALCIMYPLAFSISEDVLLINYHIHIINDLPLEPPTNVPSLNLHCKSKDKDLGERAMFQHQDYAWDSKINLFRTTLFFCNARWRNKKQRYFEAFRATRDEDRCLDYHFSCIWSVRYDGIYFSSDNYTWTMQYPW comes from the coding sequence ATGCTGTTGCCATTAACGCTTGCACTTTGCATCATGTACCCTTTGGCCTTCTCAATTAGTGAAGATGTTCTGTTAATCAACTACCATATCCACATAATCAATGATCTGCCCTTGGAACCTCCAACCAATGTGCCTTCATTGAATCTGCATTGCAAGTCTAAAGACAAAGATCTTGGTGAGAGAGCAATGTTTCAGCACCAGGATTACGCATGGGATTCAAAAATAAACCTTTTCAGAACCACCCTTTTCTTCTGCAATGCACGGTGGCGGAATAAGAAGCAACGGTATTTTGAGGCTTTCAGGGCCACCAGAGATGAAGATCGGTGCCTAGATTATCATTTTTCCTGCATCTGGTCTGTGAGATATGATGGGATTTATTTCAGCAGTGATAATTATACTTGGACTATGCAGTATCCATGGTAG
- the LOC105798618 gene encoding uncharacterized protein LOC105798618, translated as MDVDSQPTMEETILVGDDLMMGPPSPVIPQEIASHVLEGVELCDGILRNLFLCLQINDIEPFCQDELALYRQCAEKRVRFLMVIPVA; from the exons ATGGATG TTGATTCGCAACCAACTATGGAGGAAACCATATTGGTTGGTGATGACCTAATGATGGGGCCACCATCTCCTGTCATCCCACAAGAAATCGCATCTCATGTGCTTGAAGGTGTCGAGTTATGTGATGGGATCTTACGgaatttatttttgt GTCTGCAGATTAATGATATCGAGCCTTTCTGTCAAGATGAGCTGGCATTATATAGACAATGTGCTGAAAAGAGGGTAAGGTTTCTAATGGTTATTCCTGTTGCATGA